One genomic region from Capra hircus breed San Clemente chromosome 18, ASM170441v1, whole genome shotgun sequence encodes:
- the CALM3 gene encoding calmodulin: MADQLTEEQIAEFKEAFSLFDKDGDGTITTKELGTVMRSLGQNPTEAELQDMINEVDADGNGTIDFPEFLTMMARKMKDTDSEEEIREAFRVFDKDGNGYISAAELRHVMTNLGEKLTDEEVDEMIREADIDGDGQVNYEEFVQMMTAK, encoded by the exons GCTGACCAGCTGACCGAGGAGCAGATCGCAG AGTTCAAGGAGGCCTTCTCCCTCTTCGACAAAGACGGGGATGGCACCATCACCACCAAGGAGCTGGGGACAGTGATGAGGTCCCTGGGGCAGAACCCCACTGAGGCCGAGCTGCAGGACATGATCAACGAGGTGGATGCAGATG ggaacgGGACCATTGACTTCCCCGAGTTCCTGACCATGATGGCCAGAAAGATGAAGGACACGGACAGCGAGGAGGAGATCCGAGAGGCCTTCCGTGTCTTTGACAAG GACGGCAATGGGTACATCAGTGCCGCAGAGCTGCGCCACGTCATGACGAACCTGGGCGAGAAGCTGACCGATGAGGAGGTGGACGAAATGATCAGGGAGGCCGACATCGACGGGGACGGCCAGGTCAATTACGAAG AGTTTgtacagatgatgactgcaaagTGA
- the PTGIR gene encoding prostacyclin receptor yields the protein MADSCRNLTYVRDSVGPATSTLMFVAGVVGNGLALGILGARRRSSPSAFAVLVTGLAVTDLLGTCFLSPAVFAAYARNSSLLGLARGRPALCDAFAFAMTFFGLASTLILFAMAVERCLALSHPYLYAQLDGPRRARLALPAIYAFCTIFCSLPFLGLGQHQQYCPGSWCFIRMRSAEPGGCAFSLAYASLVALLVAAIVLCNGSVTLSLCRMYRQQRRHQGSLVPGPRAGEDEVDHLILLALMTGIMAVCSLPLTIRGFTQAITPDSSEMGDLLAFRFNAFNPILDPWVFILFRKSVFQRLKLWFCCLYSRPAQGNSRTSLSRAASGRKDSSAPPALEGKKGNWVPLSAWGEGQGAPLPAAQLPTSTMGTPSKAGSEAACSLC from the exons ATGGCGGATTCATGCCGGAACCTCACGTACGTGCGGGACTCGGTGGGCCCGGCCACCAGCACCCTGATGTTCGTGGCGGGCGTGGTGGGCAATGGGCTGGCGCTAGGCATCTTGGGGGCGCGGCGGCGGTCGAGCCCCTCGGCCTTCGCCGTGCTGGTCACCGGGCTGGCGGTCACCGACCTGCTGGGCACGTGCTTCCTGAGCCCGGCCGTGTTCGCGGCCTACGCCCGCAACAGCTCGCTGCTGGGCCTGGCCCGGGGccgtccggctctgtgcgacgcCTTCGCCTTTGCCATGACCTTCTTTGGCCTGGCCTCCACGCTCATCCTCTTCGCCATGGCCGTGGAGCGCTGCCTGGCGCTCAGCCACCCCTACCTCTACGCTCAGCTGGACGGACCCCGCCGCGCCCGCCTGGCGCTGCCGGCCATCTATGCCTTCTGCACGATCTTCTGCTCGCTGCCCTTCCTGGGCCTGGGCCAACACCAGCAGTACTGCCCCggcagctggtgcttcatccgcATGCGCTCGGCCGAGCCGGGTGGCTGCGCCTTCTCGCTGGCCTACGCCAGCCTCGTGGCCCTGCTGGTGGCCGCCATCGTCCTCTGCAACGGCTCCGTCACCCTTAGCCTCTGCCGCATGTACCGCCAGCAGAGGCGCCACCAGGGCTCGCTGGTCCCCGGCCCCCGGGCAGGCGAGGACGAGGTTGACCACCTGATTCTGCTGGCCCTCATGACGGGCATCATGGCCGTGTGTTCCTTGCCTCTTACG ATCCGCGGCTTCACCCAGGCCATCACCCCAGACAGCAGTGAGATGGGAGACCTCCTGGCCTTCCGTTTCAATGCCTTCAACCCCATTCTGGATCCCTGGGTCTTTATCCTCTTCCGAAAGTCCGTCTTCCAGCGGCTGAAGCTCTGGTTCTGTTGCCTGTACTCGAGGCCTGCCCAAGGCAACTCTCGGACGTCCCTCTCTCGGGCCGCCTCGGGGAGGAAGGACTCAAGCGCCCCCCCGGCTCTTGAGGGGAAAAAGGGGAACTGGGTGCCTTTGTCAGCCTGGGGCGAGGGGCAGGGGGCACCCTTACCGGCTGCACAGCTACCTACCAGCACCATGGGAACACCCTCCAAAGCGGGGTCCGAGGCAGCCTGCTCCCTCTGCTGA